TGGTTGTCCACGGTAAGTACTTCCATAGGGAAACCTTTGTCATGCATCTCCTTTGTCTTATCCATGATAAGGTCCACTACACGGCGGCTCTCTTCATGGCTCAGGTCTTCTTCCACCATTTTTGAACCGCGTCCTGCATAGACCAGATGGTAGAAACAGACCCTTGGAATACCTTCCTCATACAACAGGTCGAAGATGGCAGGTATGTCCTGAGCGTTTTTCTTGTTAATGGTAAATCTAAGACCGACCTTGATACCTTCCGCCTTACAGTTGCGCATACCCTGCAATGCTGCATCAAAAGCACCAGGCATACCCCTGAACTTATCATTGGTCTCCCTCATACCGTCCAGTGATACACCTACATACGATAGTCCGATGTCCTTCAAGACCCTGGCCATCTTCTCATCGATCAATGTACCATTCGTGGAGATAACGGCACGCATTCCCTTATCCCTTGCATACATGGCGAGTTCAGGAAGGTCTTTTCGCATGGTGGGTTCACCACCTGAGAACAGTATCACCGGCGCACCGAACTGGGCAAGGTCGTCTATCAGTTCCTTGCCCTGCTGGGTGGTCAGTTCATCTTTATATTCAATATCCCTTGACTGGGCATAGCAGTGCACGCAATGCAGATTGCAGCGACGTCCCATATTCCAGACCACTACAGGTTTTTTATCCTTTGAGAACTGCAACAAGTGAGATGGAAGTTTGCCTGATTCCCGCCCGTACCTCAGGGCATCGGATGGTTCAACGGTCCCGCAGTAAAGTTTTGAAATGCCTATCATCTTTATTACACCATTCGTTATTTAATCAATATTGTAATTCATGTTCACCAAAAGCATCTGCCTCTCTTCATCAAGCGTGATCTCGATGGAAGATGCATTGGAATCCAGGTATTTTTCCACATGGAAGGTGACACCTTTCTCGATATACTTAACATCCCTGGCAATTTCCTTTTCCACGGTTGCAATGCCAAGTTGCTGGCAGCAGCCGCCGCCAGTTATGGATAAGCGTACAGCAGGTGATTGTTCCTTCTCCAGTTCAGCCCTTATGAACTCAATGGCCTTATCATCTACAATGAGTTTAGTCATATTGAATACCGAATTCTTTTTTCATAGTACATAAAGTATAACTTTTTTAGTTCAACTTTGTTGGACACCCTGGACAAACTCCAAAGTCTCACGTTAACCCGGCACAAAGAAGAATTTTCTT
The window above is part of the ANME-2 cluster archaeon genome. Proteins encoded here:
- the ahbC gene encoding 12,18-didecarboxysiroheme deacetylase, encoding MIGISKLYCGTVEPSDALRYGRESGKLPSHLLQFSKDKKPVVVWNMGRRCNLHCVHCYAQSRDIEYKDELTTQQGKELIDDLAQFGAPVILFSGGEPTMRKDLPELAMYARDKGMRAVISTNGTLIDEKMARVLKDIGLSYVGVSLDGMRETNDKFRGMPGAFDAALQGMRNCKAEGIKVGLRFTINKKNAQDIPAIFDLLYEEGIPRVCFYHLVYAGRGSKMVEEDLSHEESRRVVDLIMDKTKEMHDKGFPMEVLTVDNHCDGPYVYFRLLEEDPERAAEVYELLMMNQGNSSGIGIGCVSWDGSVHADQFWRHYSFGNVKERPFSEIWMDTSDKLMAGLKDRKNLIKANADRCAKCKWLEICNGNFRVRAEAIYDNVWADDPACYLTKDEIGYDEVK